TATTATGAAGTGCACAGTTCCTGTGGATTAAAACTGCCATAAATGAATGATGAATGTCtactcttacatttttttttccatgtggcCTGCTGTTTCAGGAGCACGGAGAGGAAAGATGACAGGAGAAAGGGAGGAATCACTGAACCCAGAGGCTGATGCAGATGTGCGAACAGCTGGCTCAGGCTGCATGCAGCCTGAGCCAGCTGTTTGTTGTTTGCTGTTTGTTGCTGCTGCAGTTCGGACAGGACGGCGAGCTCTGCTGAGTCACGCGAGGCTCGTCTGCAGCTTGTGAGGAAGAACAAGCGCTGACAACCTCAGCTGTTAATTTAATTATTGATCGAGGGAGGCACGGCGACCCGCACACTGTCACACGCTCTGCGCTGAGCCGCTACAAATAATAGATAGAGGAAACTCCCTGGAGCCCACTCTGATGagattttgtgtgtgcgtaaaaggTGATGAGAGCAAGCTGGCTCAAGCACAGCTGCTTATTGGCCTCATGTGTTTCTCTTCTATTCTTAATCCAGGGGAAAACGCGGGTTAACAAGGGCTGTATAGATTTGGTATTGGTATTGTCACAGTATGAGCGTGATATGGTGGTATGAAGCACACGCTGGCATTTTTTAGTTTTGAGAGCCCAtcctgtgtttcagctgatTATAATTCAGTGTGAGGTCGTAAATATAAAAGGATGCTTTGCAGCATCAGAAAAATGTCAGACTTTAGCTTTTATTGACACACAGttgcaggaaaaaagaaaaaaatatcctcTGAATGTGTTCACCATGACAGCTGTGCAGGTTTCACGtttaattgatttttatttCCTGCCTTGACTTTGTTGATATTTTTCGGTTTGTCCTGCAGTCCCCAGTTTGCCCACTGTGTCCCAGTCTGTCAGCGTTTCAGTGCCCCTCCTGTCTCTGTTGTTATGCTGTCATTTATTTGTCTTGAGGTTATTTTTAGTTGGTTTTCTCGTGtgttgttatgtttttgtttttaattcctgTCTTTGTGCTTCTTCCGTTCCCTGATTGCCTCCACCTGCCCTTTATCCCCGATCAAACCCCCGTGTCCACACACAGTTCTGTTTTAAATCCCTGTCTGAATTATATGTGTTTTCCATTGGATTCTACTTTGTGCTACCgtgtgattttgtttatttggaCTATTGATCAGCCGATAAAGGCTTTTGTTAGAAAGAGGTTTGCTGATGCTCATCACACTGGAAAAAGATTACAGAACTAACTCTAACGGTCTGCACCACACAGCTTATTATTTtgcctgaaagaaaaaaagtctagCTCTGCGACTCCCATTAAttgcagttttacttttatttaggGGGTTGAGGGTTTCAGAGGATGGCTCTGCTAGGTGCTCAGTAAAGTTTTAGTGTTTAAGCGCAGCCCATTGTGCAGtcacactgcagcagcagcctgcAGTTCAGTCCCTTTTCTCAGGGACACGTGAgaggaagagggaaagaagctgcGACCCTGATTGATCCTGCTCCCTCAGCATTAAAAACTTCACCAGCGTTTTCTCTACAGTAGAAACGCTTTGCAGTAAAATGTGAATCACAACTGTCATAACTAACATTTTACGGTAAAAGCTGCAGAAAGATATTAATGTTTTAGAACAGCAACCATCTCTCTACTTTAATGTGTGTGCATAATGGTGCATCATGGCTGGAAGTCACTGTGATCTCAAACTGCACAGCATAATAGCTCGGTAGTTCTTCTTGTCCTTCTGGTTGCTCGCTCTAGAGGTCACCACATCTCTCCCTATTCTTAGCATCTGTCACGCCAATCCTCTGCTTCCACAAATCTCCTCTGTgctcttcctgttttcctccaTACTCCACAACATTAAAGAGTGAttttaaccttttttatttgaaaagctgtgataaataatattattttggCATCATTGGGCAGAAAAATCTGTCCACTCACTGTACATTAACTCCTGGACAGTTCATTTTCCATAGAAAATCCAACCTGTGAGAGTCAATTATGGCAGATCTTTTTTGGCTGTTACTACTCTACTAGCTGTTCTAGTGGGAGAGAATGCTGAGGGAAAATTTACAGCATTAATAAGAGCTACCTGCACTGAAAAGCATCCAACTGAAAGGTACGCAGTCATATCAAACTCTGCAAACTctgggaataaaataaaaataataaaaaagcaaaacacggAGGTGCAAAAAaatgcagttcctctaacggcCACTCGAGGCAGGCTTTAAAGTGGTAAAAATTCTACATATAGCCTGGTTCAAAGAAGAGTTTTGGCCTCTCATAACATCTGTACAGTGGGTGAATTACTCTATAACTCCTCTATCTGGACACTGTTAAGGGTTAAAATTAGGGGTGTGGCCACTTTGACTAAGCTGTAGTCGCTCTGTCCTGTTGGGCCTCACATTCACTAAATCACTCagtcactgaactggacttcTTCACTGCATTTGTGCTGCTGACGCCtaatggagcatttttaatgcaaatatatGACTAAGTATATGGTCGACTGTGTGAATCAGCCCAGGCAAGAAGTTTGTGCTGCACTTTAAGTGAGTGAAAGTCGATAGTTTATTTTAGTCTGTTGCTTAGAAATAATCAGCAGGTATCTCTGTTTCTGCACATGgttaggaaaaaataaaacttttaggCTTCCAAACATGGAATCCTAAATCGGTGCATGACCTCACGGTGGTTTATGTCcaacttttatatacagtctataagTCTGACAGGTTAAAGCACAGGTCGATGTCGGCACGGCCTACTCCTACTGATCTCTACATGCTGTTTatgcaaaaagtaaaaaacgATGCACATTAAACAGGACGTGTCACTTCATCCTGCTCCTGTTACTGTTCTGCGACGACCTTTTTAATCATCAGAGAAGCATCCACCGACAGTCTTCGGTTACCAAAGCACTCTACTTAGATAAACATGAGAAAGGTCAGTGAGGAGAGGGCCAAGCAGCTGTCACACTGAAGAGGCCAGATGTCCTCACACTAGTGTTATTTCCACGTAATCTGGAGTATCTAACGGCTCTGATTTATAGTGAAAGTGGAGGCTGTGTTGTTTCAGATGCAGGCCAGCACTCCCCTGACGTCAGCTTGGCCTTTTCAGTAAAATGTCCCTGCGTTATTTCAGCGCAGGACGACACCAAGCTGCCCGCCCCGTCGCCTGTTTTTGCTCGTCTGTTGACAGAATGACAACACACCCACACTGGAATAAATGCATAGTTTATCATATCATAACAATAAATTCTCAAGGCTACATTGTTAATAAAACAGTCTAGTAGATTTAGCCTAAATTCTGAAAAAGGAAGTGAGGTGAACAAAACGTGTCATTGAGAAGAAGAGGTACAAACGTGACACTGCAATTAACGGTCATTCTGTGCGGTAATGCAAGACAACAAAGATGGCTCTAAAAAGGTAAAACTGCTGCAACTACTGAGAGTGATCGCCTTGCATTTCATACAGCTACGAGCTACCGGAGATCACAATTTAGGCTACTTCTGCTACAGTACAGTATCGCTTTAAGTTCCTCTAGATACCTGAATAAAAACAGCATTCTGctgtgaaaaaagagaaaaaccagAAAGTCCTCTataggcatgaaaaaaagaagtctCCATTAGTGCAGAGCAGGGTCCTCGAGGAGTTGCAGGGGTTCCTGAAGGGGTTTGTAGGCTGGGGTTTAGTCTTGGGGGGTTTAAGAGTTCTTTGGTGGGGTTTTCTAATGAGGTTTCTCAGGGATCAGCATCAGGGGTTGAGAGGTCTGCTGGGATGTTCTCCAGGATGTTTAAAGGATCAGGGCACATTCATGGTTTTTAAGCTTCCATAAGGTGGAGCATTGGTGTATAAAATGAATTTTCAAAGGGGACCTCTTATGCTTGTCCTTGTTTTTGGGCATATATCTCCAGTTCCCGTGCTGGATGCTCATATTTAACACGGAGTTTCAAATAAGGAGGTCCGTGCATGTTCAGgcagttttttccccctcagctctgtgtgatgtcatagagagcgagagagagatcTCAGGTACAGAAGTCCCATCCACCTGCTGTTTGCATTGGGCAGCCAATTAGAAGAGAATTGATGAGCTGAGGGGCTTCACCAAGTCCATGTGacaaaaataaagattattttgaactgctgatcatgcaaagctactctagcagGTTCCCAGGGTACAAAATACAGAGCTGGAAGTGAGCAGGAGAGGTCCCCTTTTCACAGCAACATGAAAGAGTTAAAGCATGGATGGATTAATGGGCGACCAACTGGGCACAGACATTGGTTAGATTTACACTAAGAGGCTAGGACAAGTGTGAAAAAGACACCAAAATCTCAAACTGAATGGTCTGCAGTTGTATGGTGGGTAATTTAAAGAAGTAGCATCTGTGATTGTGCTGCACTGAGTTTGATCTGGGGTTTTTTCTCACCTATAAAAGGAGCAACAAAAAGATAATCCCTGTTTCTGGTTAGATGCACGTCATAATGAGTGATCTAGATTCTTAGTTTTTCTGTTATTCGTTTTGCTCAGAATATGACGGAAGAAATGAAAGCATCCAACATACTGCATGCTCTCAGAACCCAGAGGGTTTTTCTAGTCGTCCACCTAAAACTCAAACACATTCAGTGAAGAGTCATATAAGAGAGAGAAATCACCAGGTCCTGGAAGATTAAAAGCTTCAGCAGACAGCGTTCGATAAAGAAATAATGTGACCTCTGCTGAGGCTGCGGCATTCAGATTCAGGACCTTCAGTAAAGCTTCTTCAATCTGTCATTTTTGTACCGAGTGCTTTACTGTATTGTGATATCTGCTCTCGGTGGTCAGGACTCAGCCTGAGAAGTGATCACTGAAATTTAGCTGCAGCATTCATTTACCTGCGACATCTCACGGGGAGTCCTGAAGGAGTGCGGGACCTTTTGCATGTCTGCACCCAGGAGTCCTGCTTCACCTAATCCACCCATGATTTAAAGGACGTAAGCATGACTCTCAGAATAACCAACATTTACAGGCACACAGCCACAAATCAGAGGGAAGCAGCTATAAAAGATGCCTAGTGTGTTTTCCAATGCCTTTATCTCATTGGATAGATGAGTTcagtgaaatgaaaaacaacaaacaaaaaaccataAACCCCCTCAGGACTGGGTGTTGGGGTAAAGCTGGAAAGAAAaatcccctcctcctcctctccacctGCATCCTGCATGCGGAACACTGATGCATCCCGGCAGCACCTGCCCCCCTCTGTCCTCCCTCAGGTCCTCAATAAGCATCCCAAACTCTGGATGCAGTCATGTCTGTGTGCCGTCAtctctcatccatccatccacctccGCCGCCGCAGCCTCGTGTCAGGTGTGTGCAGTCACTTATTTaatgcgtgcgtgcgtgcgcgcgtGCGTGCTGTAAAAGTCATCAAGGCTTCGCCAGGCACACGTTCTGGTTCGGGTTCTGGTTCAGTGGCTCGGTGTTGTTGCCCGTTTTGCCCGGCGTCCAGAAGAACACATAGTAAATGACCAGGATGAACGCGGCCACGGACACGCAGAGGAAATAGGCGATCGCCATCGCCACTTTCACCCAGATCTTAGTTGACATGTTGGCGTGTTTGGCCCGCAGCTCTCCGGGATAGCTCGGCCTCCGGTTCATGTCCCCGTTCAGCTTCTCCACGGTCATGTTTCCCTGTCTGCTGGCCGCCTTCATCTCGGTATCAGCGCTGAAGTCTTACTCAAAGATTGCTCCCCTGCTGACTGTTGTGCGTTCATCGGAGTCTGCAGACGCTGCCGCCCCGCTGCGCTTCTCCGGGCCCGGATCAGGACGCAGACGCTTCGGGTCCTCTGGTGCGTCTCCGCGGGGTGCTGGAGCTCCCTGAGCCCTCTGAGCTCTCCGTGCGCACAGGGCAAACTGAACTCGGGAAGGTTTGCTCCGCTATCAGCTGGATGGGACCGCTAGTAAGCTGCTCTGAATTAAAGAAGTCGTTTCCGGCGTgtcttttcaaagtaaaacgaATTATTAACGTACATAGATCGAGAATCAAGGTTATTAGagtgaactaaaactaaaaccaaaactagatgtgaaaaaacattttttctaacgaaaataaaaataaaaactaagccTTTTGTAATATCTCTTTTTGAGGAGGGTGAACTTCATTATATGTATATTAATAATTTTTCATGTGATGTGAACATAATTAGAAGAAAGTTAAGTGCTGaatttaaaatgactgaaatatatttttctcccaggcaaaaacagagaagaaaataaTGGACATTAAATATCCAAATaaagtcttgatgcatgctcagtcaaaaaggtaagtaaatccccaaaagttgattctgttgatCTGAATCTGGACGTTTCCAGatcaacagaatcaacttttggggattcaaataaagtgaaaatgttGAGTGAGAAAAAGTGGGAATCATTCCTCTTTAATTTGAATTTGGCAAATTTGGCACAaaattctatttaaaaaaaatgaccaaGCATCCATAACCTCTCAATACATGCTGTAAAttagacaaatacagggagtgcagaattccgtgtacttttcggtatttgaagttttgtttcagaaaccaAAACGAAAAACGATATTTAAaagaattttcattttttaattttttgataaagaataaaatgGGCGAAAATAACTTGTTTCATTCGGTGGTAACAAATAGCCGTCATACACTTAAAATTAGACGTGCTTTTTGGATTTCTTCGTGATTCAAATAATGAAAGTATACtagcgcaaaaacaaaaaaatagacGCATTTTCAATGTCTGAAACGGAAGTACTTCTTCTGCGCGTTTTTTTGGCGCGCGCGCACACCGTCCCCACACAAGAGATCGACGGCCTTAAAGTTACACTGGAATAAACAGAGGATGGACCATTACGTTGTTTTAGGAAAACTAAGAGAGTGACACTCCGGGACGAAGACATGACTGCAGAAAAAAACTGGGTCGCATCTTTCAGGTAGATATGTAAACTTCGCAAACTTTGCTTTCAGCAGTTTTTTATGAACGTTATTGTTCTTCCTTACTGCGGAACGGCTAACGTTAACATTTGGTGATTTCATGTAGGCCTACTTTTACTAATACTATGTCTAGCCGTCTTCATTGTGCTAATATGTGAATTGTGCACATGTGCTAATGTGTAAATAGTTATTCATTGACTTTTACCGGCTACTAGCTAATAAGTAAGCCTTTAGAGCCTATTAACCGTGTGCACAGGGAGTAACACGTTAGCAGAGCAACGTGATTTACGGAAACTTTTCTTAAACAGGTATCCGCGCATACTCTGTACATCACGGATGATTCAAACGTGGCTATGTTCCCCGGTGCGGTCTCTGGTGTTTTCAGCGCAttagaccaggggtccccaatctcagtccacgagggccggtgtccctgcaggttttagatctcaccctgggtcaacacacctgaatcacatgattagctcattaccaggcctctggagaacttcaggacatgttgagaaggtaatttatccatttaaatcagctgtgatggatcaaggacacatctaaaacctgcagggacaccggccctcgtggactgagattggggacccctgcatTAGACCTTACACCCAGAGGTCACTATGAAGTCCACGGAGAAGACATGGAGTCAATTCCAACAGCAGGTTCCAGCGGGCAGCGTTTTGCATTTATGCGAGCACCAGCTGTGGCAGCGTCTGCACCTTCACGTTCACAGCAGGCTACTTCAAGTTCCCCTATGTCCTCCAAAACATTTCAGAGGTAGGATGAGTCTGTGTTCTTGAATATTAAATTACAGAAcaggcaaaataaaaagaaacataagGTGCATGGATAGTTGAATTGTTAAGAATAGCAAAGCTGTTTTAGTACAATTTGCCTATAGCAATCACTGAATGGATTTGTGGCCTGCTGTCTTTTACAAGATATGTAAAattattatgttttgttttacagaTCAGTGTACTTTGCAGATGTAGTTGGTGGGAGGTTGATTCCCAATAGAATGGTGGTTGTACGATTCCTGGAGTCTGAGGCTACGCTTCAAGGGATAGTAGGAAAAGTGCAAGATGCCATTGGTAATTACAACCCAATAATTTTGACAGATGCACAGGGCAATGCAATTCTGGAGTCGGAGGGCACAACAGGTGAGCCATAATATTACAGCTAAAGCCCATATCTTATGGAGAGACATGTCTTACCAGACTCTTTGTAATATTTATTGGGTAATATGGTATTGGCTTCTAAACAGgtttctttggttttgtttttcatctgtagGGTCACAGTACTGGAGACAAAATGCACGAAAAATTCTTGCTGTGCCTGAACAAGACTTTAATTGCCTCCAGggaacaaagaggaagaaactgAGGTATGTGAATAAATATGTATATACTATAGGATGAACATCAATATAGAAGaattaatttgatttaaatCCTATAATAGCAGTAAGACATCACTACATAAATCATCATCTATCAGTAAGTGATGTGATGTTTCTTTAAGCCAGTAAGTAGCTTTGACATCTGATTATCCATTTTTATTTGTAGCAGCCGTAAAGATGATGACAGTGCCAGTTTGGGAGAAGTGAGTGACAAAATAGAAGAGTTGGTGTTGGCATCTCAAAGTCTGCCAGCTGTCACAGCAGCAATCAAAGAGCTCACTGATCTTGCAGTTGCCCAGAAAGTCACAACCCCAAGCTGCAGACACTCAAGGAGGGATTTAGCTGCGTGGTTTGTATGAGTATGTTCAAATGTTGCTTAGTAAATACATTACATCTACACTAACAttttaattacaattaaaacaatGTCAAACCACATTCAATCATTACTTTGGACAAACATTTTTTACCAAACATAGGCTCTTTATTCAGCAGTGTCCATTTAAATACTTAGGCACAGACAATCAAGATGCAGGTCTACTGTAACATAACATTCAAAAGTTTACATGCACATTTAATTTGGGTTCTCCTTGCAATCTTGACTATGAAAGTATAGCTTTTCAAATTGATTACAATGTCAGTATGGGTGACGGTACACTGTTCACAGTAATGTAAAACTAAAAGTTCACATTTAAAATGGGACTGTGGTTGCATATATTGAATCAAGTACCTgtaacttttttcatttttcttgctTGCTAATTGAGAAAATGTACTGATTTTGCCCCTCATCAATTATAGACAAAAATATAGACAGGGACTTTCTCAGAACAGCGTGAACAAGAGTAATTACAGAATAACCAAAATATTCTGCATGCTGTCTGTAAATTTATGTCAAGACTGACTTTGAACCTATAGTTTGAACTAAATTCAACATAAATGGATAACAGTCTCACTTATCTGATTTACTTTTGCAGACATCATTGAGGATCCAGTGTTCTCACTGTGCTGCAGAAGCATTATTACTGCAAGACATGTGTGGAACAGTGGCAAGAGACatcacagcactgtgcaaaatgCAGGGAGAGTAACAACGGAGTTCTACAAATTACTGGTCTAACAGCTGCATTTTCTGTATTGAAATCTTTTTTTGCAGAGGAGTAATGTAGTGTGTACACACAAATGTTTACAgtcagttgattttttttttctgttctctgtaCAGTTTACAGATGCAGTGGTTCATACATTTCTCTGAGTTATGTTTATGAGACAGAGCAGAGCTTCTTTGTATGGCATAAAGTCACCATTTACGGCTctaaaaacaaatgtgaaatATCAGGatatttttctgcaaaatgactcTCTGTTCTAAGTTTGTCCTGTTCGGTTGTGAAGGGATCAACTCCAAAAGTCGAATATTCTTTGAGTGCAGATCCCAAGTGCTGCCTGTAAAGGTCTGCTGCTTCAAGTGCATTTGGCAAGAGCTCTGGAGAAATTCTTCTTTTACACCCATGTTCTGCAAAGTGATTTGGTATGCCTTTTCCTGTAAAAATAGAGGAGGTGTTTAAATATTCATTATCAGGGTTGTAAGcaatctgacttttttttttttttttttttactgggatTCTATGAGCATTCCATGATTCTACCACACTTGCAAGACCAATGTTACACAGCTGACAGGTTAGATTGGACACACAGTATCGCACAAGGTTATCCTCCATATCTATCTCCTCCTGGTCCATCAGCTGGAGTAGGGCAGTTTTAGTGGGTAGTTGACACGGTTGTTGATTTCAGGCCAAATCCTTTCAACTGTGTGGTTCTAAAAGAgttaaaagaaacatgtctTAAATGTGCGTGTGTAGTACTACGTAATAGTATAAGAATTTCAGCTGATGTTAATGGTACTTAAATCTTACTCTTGTGGATGAGGTCTGTAAATAAGGCAGTCTCTCTGATTGAAGCGATGATGTGACAGCATCTCTTGCATGAACAGTGTTAAATAAAATTCCTTTCCATGGTCTACTCGCACCTGGTCCCACATACCATAGGTGATCACTGCAGGTCTGgtacaggaaaaataaagaacatttatTAACTATTTTGCTTTAAGACCAGCAAAGGTGTTATTATTTTGAATGtattcattcatgtttttttttgggtAATATTTTAGTTGTAGTAGGACAACATATATTTCTTAAGTTTCTTTGCAATGTCACTGTCATGCTCAGACTTTAGATGTATGTCAGAACAATTGAAAGATATGTGGAAATCAAGAACCTTGTTCCATTCATAAATGAACACTGATTAATTGCAATAAAGTAGTTAAATGATTCATGtgcaattccattttatttatttttacattaataGAAAATGTTGATCAAAATGTTTGGTAAGTTCTTAATATATTATATTCAGGAACATAACCAGACCCATCTGTTGCATGTCTAATTTAAATTCAAATATTGTAAATTTGGGTGCAGCTCATGTCCAATATGACTAACATGTCCATCAAAACACTTAAGATGAAATAAATGGTTTGAGAGGTTGTATTACCTGAAAACATATTCATAGATGCTCAAGTTGTTTTTGATTGGCATTGTGGAATGACTCACAATCTTTTACTGAATCCATCTACAGCTAAACATGGGTGACTCCAAACATTACAAGTTTCTCGTTTTGGTCCAGGTGAACCTTGTGCCCCATGCATTCAGCATGGTACGGTGTGGGATTAAGATTCCGAGCTCCCttacaaaaaaatcacaaaataaatGACAGCTGACTGGATAAAGGCAGATTTGATCATACGTTTGAGGAAGAGTCAAGTAACTGTTAAAGCAGGGCGTACATCTGTTAAACAGAATTAGGCCCTACCATTACATGATGTATATCACAAATATGACAAAGAACATTGGAATACAGTTCTAGTGGAAGATTAAATAACATAGGCTACCTGGCGTCTTGCTTCATGATAAGGTTGATGCACCTCTCTTAAAATTGACCCAATTCGTCCCTCTGCAGCATGTACCCCTTTTGTGGACAGATAGCCCTTCATCATTTTGCGGCCATATGTTGGGCCCAcctgtttaaaataaagatcaTGCTACTACTAGAACAACAAATGTAAAGTAGCTTATTCTGAAAGCAAATGTGTAAAGCTAAAGTATTGTGCTAATTAACTGTACAAATACCAGTGagagacatctttaaaataacTAACGTTACCCACCACCCGCAAGACGCTAAAACGCGCGGGCGCGCGCACACAGTCTAGACTAACCCCCTTACAACCCAGTTAAGACAACCATACACAGTCATAAGGTGAAGGAAGAAAGTACCTTACCTCATTTATAGCTTGTGTCACCTCAAGCTCCAACCGTGTGTCCGAGAGTCGACAGCTAGTGATTTGCTCAGCACAAAACTTTCTAACATTTCTCGCAGAAAATCCTCTCACTTCCCCGTGTTCATATGACAGACGCTCTGATATAATTTCCGATGACAGGCCTTGTTTTGCCATCTCCATGATCACGTCTGAGTATTTTTCCAACGTCATGATGTCCACACTACAGTGTTTGCCATAAGTTTGCGCATCACTTGTACAGGTTGTTGACCTACTAAAACTTCCGGTtcagacaaaataaataaagggcCCTTTCTCGTTCTTTTTCTTGGGTTTTCGTTTCTGATGTGCGaaaggacaaaatgaaaaaacaattgtTTTACGTTTTNNNNNNNNNNNNNNNNNNNNNNNNNNNNNNNNNNNNNNNNNNNNNNNNNNNNNNNNNNNNNNNNNNNNNNNNNNNNNNNNNNNNNNNNNNNNNNNNNNNNNNNNNNNNNNNNNNNNNNNNNNNNNNNNNNNNNNNNNNNNNNNNNNNNNNNNNNNNNNNNNNNNNNNNNNNNNNNNNNNNNNNNNNNNNNNNNNNNNNNNNNNNNNNNNNNNNNNNNNNNNNNNNNNNNNNNNNNNNNNNNNNNNNNNNNNNNNNNNNNNNNNNNNNNNNNNNNNNNNNNNNNNNNNNNNNNNNNNNNNNNNNNNNNNNNNNNNNNNNNNNNNNNNNNNNNNNNNNNNNNNNNNNNNNNNNNNNNNNNNNNNNNNNNNNNNNNNNNNNNNNNNNNNNNNNNNNNNNNNNNNNNNNNNNNNNNNNNNNNNNNNNNNNNNNNNNNNNNNNNNNNNNNNNNNNNNNNNNNNNNNNNNNNNNNNNNNNNNNNNNNNNNNNNNNNNNNNNNNNNNGTGTGTgacagagaagagagaaagggagggcgagagagatttttatgggagcatcttattatatgatttaaattcaatatatttagactggttgactgaatttgatcctgtgtgtgtctctctgtgcatg
The genomic region above belongs to Oreochromis aureus strain Israel breed Guangdong linkage group 14, ZZ_aureus, whole genome shotgun sequence and contains:
- the LOC120443573 gene encoding uncharacterized protein LOC120443573; the protein is MFPGAVSGVFSALDLTPRGHYEVHGEDMESIPTAGSSGQRFAFMRAPAVAASAPSRSQQATSSSPMSSKTFQRSVYFADVVGGRLIPNRMVVVRFLESEATLQGIVGKVQDAIGNYNPIILTDAQGNAILESEGTTGSQYWRQNARKILAVPEQDFNCLQGTKRKKLSSRKDDDSASLGEVSDKIEELVLASQSLPAVTAAIKELTDLAVAQKVTTPSCRHSRRDLAAWFV